In the genome of Vicia villosa cultivar HV-30 ecotype Madison, WI linkage group LG7, Vvil1.0, whole genome shotgun sequence, one region contains:
- the LOC131620044 gene encoding uncharacterized protein LOC131620044, giving the protein MQKNPKFKHHPKCQKLGITHLSFADDVLMFCRGDFDSVETMMKGLNTFADTIGLIVNPRKCKVFFGGVDEDTKRRISALTSYDEGMLPFRQNSTCHNYYHCYGTILDALSSPPQGCHKEDRWHWMHCLPLPKAVIKKIDGICRSFVWTGKAIVSKKSPIAWESVCKPKNMRGMNIFNLYLGNDITLLKCLWNLSLKADNLWVKWVHAHYLKEEFNGV; this is encoded by the exons ATGCAGAAGAATCCAAAGTTTAAACACCACCCAAAATGTCAAAAATTGGGAATCACACACCTCtcgtttgctgatgatgtactCATGTTTTGCAGGGGTGATTTTGATTCTGTGGAGACAATGATGAAAGGCCTGAATACCTTTGCTGATACAATAGGTCTGATTGTGAATCCAAGGAAATGCAAAGTTTTCTTTGGTGGAGTGGATGAAGACACTAAAAGAAGAATATCTGCACTCACTTCTTATGATGAAGGTATGCTCCCTTTTAG GCAGAATTCAACTTGTCATAACTACTACCACTGCTATGGCACAATTTTGGATGCATTGTCTTCCCCTCCCCAAGGCTGTCATAAAGAAGATAGATGGCATTGGATGCATTGTCTTCCCCTCCCCAAGGCTGTCATAAAGAAGATAGATGGCATTTGTAGAAGTTTTGTTTGGACAGGAAAAGCTATTGTCAGCAAGAAAAGTCCCATTGCTTGGGAGTCTGTTTGCAAGCCAAAGAATATGAGAGGTATGAACATTTTCAATCTCTATCTTGGGAATGATATAACCCTGTTAAAGTGCTTGTGGAATCTGAGTTTAAAGGCAGATAACCTTTGGGTCAAATGGGTGCATGCTCATTACCTTAAAGAAGagtttaatggagtttaa